A genomic region of Tigriopus californicus strain San Diego chromosome 1, Tcal_SD_v2.1, whole genome shotgun sequence contains the following coding sequences:
- the LOC131884113 gene encoding uncharacterized protein LOC131884113 → MMKVQTVCLGILCWTWCWIPIILAKHCSKTFQPRVKEHIQFSFPKVHEDFFNFQAIKVQFAKRAKHLFCPEEEPLKLVLRYRKVGTKKWPNSIDIDLDSKEVIIEEGIESCSTYQFQLRGSAGTASLSNTRVGKFDTGPRQLMRSSIETTVDQNWVGFDWANYTDNCSEGIVLEHQKKTALTPHAQHNIRLVECKKDEIILAPKFNEQRDLDPECLVVKTNARGSKAWDQENDHLDSTTDGYDLVEEILNRNSGSPIQPSTASTQGEVETTWHSVDHPNISQDTPSTPIEVLDVTITESSSTGGPEDIDFNLDEEVDVVQEEEFQYDFTSPDPISPTYNGSVDEDIHLDFNDDNVTDSNGTDQSDDKEKGQLYDSYDHYGPALLEEFDLPVTTTEMSQTNGFTANLARTGNMNESIPRVVHASSGPSWLILLLVFPGMIAVLAAVFFGTAAYIRIRKDSSEMTPEWESPTVKEPLQLNSNSNQEDITFTNENYKTNPKNDVEHETNF, encoded by the exons ATGATGAAGGTTCAAACTGTCTGTCTAGGAATTCTATGTTGGACTTGGTGTTGGATCCCAATCATCTTAGCCAAACACTGTTCCAAGACTTTCCAACCCCGCGTTAAAGAACACATTCAATTCTCTTTTCCCAAAGTGCACGAAGATTTCTTCAACTTTCAGGCCATTAAAGTGCAATTCGCCAAGAGGGCCAAACACTTGTTTTGTCCAGAGGAAGAGCCATTGAAACTTGTGTTAAGGTATCGAAAAGTGGGGAcgaaaaaatggccaaacagCATCGATATTGATTTGGACTCCAAGGAAGTGATTATTGAGGAAGGCATTGAGTCTTGTTCCACctatcaatttcaattgagagGTAGTGCTGGCACTGCCAGCTTGAGTAACACAAGAGTGGGAAAGTTTGACACTGGTCCAAGGCAATTGATGCGATCATCCATTGAGACAACAGTCGATCAAAATtgggttggatttgattggGCAAATTACACAGACAATTGCTCAGAGGGTATAGTTTTGGAACACCAGAAAAAGACGGCATTAACTCCGCATGCGCAACACAACATCCGCCTCGTGGAATGCAAAAAAGACGAGATTATCCTAGCTCCCAAGTTCAACGAGCAAAGAG ATCTGGATCCAGAATGTTTAGTTGTAAAAACTAACGCTAGAGGTTCAAAAGCGTGGGACCAGGAGAACGACCATCTCGATTCAACGACAGACGGATACGATTTAGTGGAGGAGATACTTAACCGCAATTCTGGATCCCCCATACAACCTTCCACTGCTAGTACGCAAGGGGAAGTTGAAACAACTTGGCATTCAGTGGACCACCCCAACATTTCACAAGATACTCCCTCCACTCCTATTGAAGTCTTGGACGTAACAATAACAGAGTCGAGTTCAACAGGTGGTCCCGAGGACATCGACTTTAATCTGGATGAAGAAGTTGATGTTGTTCAGGAAGAAGAGTTTCAATATGATTTCACATCACCCGACCCAATTTCACCCACTTACAATGGCTCAGTAGATGAAGACATTCATCTCGACTTTAATGATGACAATGTGACAGATTCAAATGGGACTGATCAGTCAGATGATAAGGAAAAAGGCCAACTGTACGACTCCTATGATCATTACGGACCTGCCCTACTAGAAGAATTTGACCTGCCCGTCACAACAACTGAAATGAGTCAAACAAACGGTTTCACTGCCAATTTAGCCCGAACTGGGAATATGAACGAATCCATTCCCAGAGTCGTCCATGCGTCTTCTGGTCCTTCATGGTTAATTCTGTTATTGGTCTTCCCTGGCATGATTGCTGTTCTAGCAGCCGTTTTCTTTGGCACAGCCGCTTACATCCGAATTAGAAAAGATTCGTCTGAAATGACTCCAGAATGGGAATCCCCAACAGTCAAAGAACCTCTTCAGTTGAACTCTAACTCGAACCAAGAGGATATTACATTTACAAATGAAAACTACAAAACCAACCCTAAAAATGATGTTGAACACGAGACTAatttttga
- the LOC131884099 gene encoding 2',5'-phosphodiesterase 12-like isoform X1: MIFLKNTCLQTIPLNVRSFGPIRFFARHPKITTMETKNKAIVKHFPEDPIFSFTFLFNHPNLGVQRQFNLSRPIEEPSSQFKTRLLGNIEKVLTKKRKRKANQTEEGEKDLFPEVQATFSNQTCSNLILGDDVAIKDILFADNEVVMNLMGHEYLVDVNPPMVESARLQDQIMSGFLVYPYKLKVNFSDLSLSTFSWFASVEKFHDGLDPRAKTSPQVTWAHRQDSYLYRVTDEDKGGLLRLVIRPKNSQNREGLIFETISKGEVSAGPGLCGFEARQAFTKTKTKTDELRVVTYNLLADLYADSEYSRTVLHPQCPPYALAIEYRKQLLLQELIGYNADILCLQEVDAKVFDLDLCLVLEEPQYGFQGTFASKGGSVNEGEACFWRTDKFELIETERVVLGESLKTKDYVKDILSSICENDQLMANVAERSTIVQLVVLKHKSSERLVIVANTHMYFKPEADHVRLLQSAVILRELAEKQKKMTFAHPKCRISVMICGDFNSTPPCGVFEYYTKGSIAPDHPEWRVVEGQVVNDLNLHHQFKLGSACGTPEYTNFTITFKDCLDYIFYDKDSMKVREVVPFPSKEELDEIQGIPNIGYPSDHLPCIATLAWNGDHSV; this comes from the coding sequence atgatatttttgaagaacacTTGTTTACAGACAATCCCTCTGAACGTCCGAAGTTTTGGTCCGATTCGATTTTTTGCTCGTCATCCAAAGATTACCACCATGGAGACAAAAAATAAGGCGAtagtgaaacattttccaGAGGACCCGATTTTCTCGTTCACATTTCTCTTCAATCACCCTAATTTGGGAGTTCAACGCCAATTCAACCTGTCACGGCCAATCGAGGAGCCTTCCAGTCAATTCAAAACTCGTCTCTTGGGAAATATAGAAAAAGTTCTGACCAAGAAGCGAAAAAGGAAAGCGAACCAGAcggaagaaggagaaaaagatctATTTCCCGAGGTCCAGGCCACATTCTCAAACCAAACTTGTAGTAACCTGATACTCGGCGATGATGTGGCGAtcaaagatattttgtttGCGGACAATGAAGTTGTCATGAACCTTATGGGACATGAATATCTTGTGGATGTAAACCCCCCGATGGTTGAAAGCGCAAGGTTACAAGATCAAATAATGTCTGGATTCTTGGTGTACCCATACAAGTTGAAAGTGAATTTCTCGGATTTGTCGCTCTCCACGTTTAGTTGGTTCGCAAGTGTAGAAAAATTCCACGATGGTTTGGATCCAAGAGCAAAAACTTCACCCCAAGTGACGTGGGCTCATCGCCAAGATTCATACCTGTATAGAGTGACGGATGAGGATAAGGGCGGTCTCCTAAGGCTGGTGATTAGGCCCAAAAACTCGCAGAACCGCGAAGGCCTAATTTTCGAGACTATATCGAAAGGCGAGGTCTCCGCAGGACCTGGTCTCTGTGGGTTCGAGGCCAGGCAGGCTTTCACAaagaccaaaaccaaaactGATGAGCTGCGTGTGGTTACCTACAACTTATTGGCCGATCTGTATGCCGATTCTGAATACTCTCGCACCGTCCTCCATCCTCAATGTCCTCCTTATGCCCTTGCCATCGAATATCGCAAGCAACTATTGCTCCAAGAGCTCATTGGTTATAACGCAGATATTCTATGTCTTCAAGAAGTCGATGCTAAAGTGTTTGACCTCGATCTATGCCTTGTGCTTGAGGAACCACAATACGGCTTCCAGGGTACTTTTGCGTCTAAAGGTGGATCCGTGAATGAAGGTGAAGCTTGCTTTTGGCGAACTGATAAATTCGAGCTTATCGAAACGGAGAGAGTGGTTCTTGGAGAATCTCTGAAAACCAAAGACTACGTCAAGGACATTCTGTCATCCATTTGCGAAAACGACCAATTGATGGCCAATGTAGCGGAAAGATCCACCATCGTTCAACTCGTGGTGCTCAAGCACAAATCAAGTGAGAGACTTGTAATCGTGGCCAACACGCATATGTACTTCAAACCAGAAGCTGACCACGTTAGGTTGCTTCAAAGTGCTGTGATCCTCCGTGAGTTGGCcgaaaagcagaaaaaaatgacgtttGCTCATCCGAAATGTCGGATCAGTGTGATGATTTGCGGAGACTTTAACAGCACTCCTCCTTGTGGAGTGTTTGAGTATTACACCAAGGGTTCAATCGCGCCTGATCACCCGGAATGGCGAGTTGTGGAAGGACAAGTGGTGAACGATCTGAACCTTCATCATCAATTCAAGTTGGGCTCAGCTTGCGGTACCCCCGAATATACGAACTTCACAATCACGTTCAAAGATTGTCTAGATTACATATTTTACGACAAAGACAGTATGAAAGTGCGAGAAGTGGTGCCATTTCCTTCCAAGGAAGAATTGGATGAAATTCAAGGCATCCCTAACATTGGTTATCCATCTGACCATTTGCCATGTATCGCAACCCTTGCTTGGAATGGAGACCACTCAGTGTAG
- the LOC131884099 gene encoding 2',5'-phosphodiesterase 12-like isoform X2 — METKNKAIVKHFPEDPIFSFTFLFNHPNLGVQRQFNLSRPIEEPSSQFKTRLLGNIEKVLTKKRKRKANQTEEGEKDLFPEVQATFSNQTCSNLILGDDVAIKDILFADNEVVMNLMGHEYLVDVNPPMVESARLQDQIMSGFLVYPYKLKVNFSDLSLSTFSWFASVEKFHDGLDPRAKTSPQVTWAHRQDSYLYRVTDEDKGGLLRLVIRPKNSQNREGLIFETISKGEVSAGPGLCGFEARQAFTKTKTKTDELRVVTYNLLADLYADSEYSRTVLHPQCPPYALAIEYRKQLLLQELIGYNADILCLQEVDAKVFDLDLCLVLEEPQYGFQGTFASKGGSVNEGEACFWRTDKFELIETERVVLGESLKTKDYVKDILSSICENDQLMANVAERSTIVQLVVLKHKSSERLVIVANTHMYFKPEADHVRLLQSAVILRELAEKQKKMTFAHPKCRISVMICGDFNSTPPCGVFEYYTKGSIAPDHPEWRVVEGQVVNDLNLHHQFKLGSACGTPEYTNFTITFKDCLDYIFYDKDSMKVREVVPFPSKEELDEIQGIPNIGYPSDHLPCIATLAWNGDHSV, encoded by the coding sequence ATGGAGACAAAAAATAAGGCGAtagtgaaacattttccaGAGGACCCGATTTTCTCGTTCACATTTCTCTTCAATCACCCTAATTTGGGAGTTCAACGCCAATTCAACCTGTCACGGCCAATCGAGGAGCCTTCCAGTCAATTCAAAACTCGTCTCTTGGGAAATATAGAAAAAGTTCTGACCAAGAAGCGAAAAAGGAAAGCGAACCAGAcggaagaaggagaaaaagatctATTTCCCGAGGTCCAGGCCACATTCTCAAACCAAACTTGTAGTAACCTGATACTCGGCGATGATGTGGCGAtcaaagatattttgtttGCGGACAATGAAGTTGTCATGAACCTTATGGGACATGAATATCTTGTGGATGTAAACCCCCCGATGGTTGAAAGCGCAAGGTTACAAGATCAAATAATGTCTGGATTCTTGGTGTACCCATACAAGTTGAAAGTGAATTTCTCGGATTTGTCGCTCTCCACGTTTAGTTGGTTCGCAAGTGTAGAAAAATTCCACGATGGTTTGGATCCAAGAGCAAAAACTTCACCCCAAGTGACGTGGGCTCATCGCCAAGATTCATACCTGTATAGAGTGACGGATGAGGATAAGGGCGGTCTCCTAAGGCTGGTGATTAGGCCCAAAAACTCGCAGAACCGCGAAGGCCTAATTTTCGAGACTATATCGAAAGGCGAGGTCTCCGCAGGACCTGGTCTCTGTGGGTTCGAGGCCAGGCAGGCTTTCACAaagaccaaaaccaaaactGATGAGCTGCGTGTGGTTACCTACAACTTATTGGCCGATCTGTATGCCGATTCTGAATACTCTCGCACCGTCCTCCATCCTCAATGTCCTCCTTATGCCCTTGCCATCGAATATCGCAAGCAACTATTGCTCCAAGAGCTCATTGGTTATAACGCAGATATTCTATGTCTTCAAGAAGTCGATGCTAAAGTGTTTGACCTCGATCTATGCCTTGTGCTTGAGGAACCACAATACGGCTTCCAGGGTACTTTTGCGTCTAAAGGTGGATCCGTGAATGAAGGTGAAGCTTGCTTTTGGCGAACTGATAAATTCGAGCTTATCGAAACGGAGAGAGTGGTTCTTGGAGAATCTCTGAAAACCAAAGACTACGTCAAGGACATTCTGTCATCCATTTGCGAAAACGACCAATTGATGGCCAATGTAGCGGAAAGATCCACCATCGTTCAACTCGTGGTGCTCAAGCACAAATCAAGTGAGAGACTTGTAATCGTGGCCAACACGCATATGTACTTCAAACCAGAAGCTGACCACGTTAGGTTGCTTCAAAGTGCTGTGATCCTCCGTGAGTTGGCcgaaaagcagaaaaaaatgacgtttGCTCATCCGAAATGTCGGATCAGTGTGATGATTTGCGGAGACTTTAACAGCACTCCTCCTTGTGGAGTGTTTGAGTATTACACCAAGGGTTCAATCGCGCCTGATCACCCGGAATGGCGAGTTGTGGAAGGACAAGTGGTGAACGATCTGAACCTTCATCATCAATTCAAGTTGGGCTCAGCTTGCGGTACCCCCGAATATACGAACTTCACAATCACGTTCAAAGATTGTCTAGATTACATATTTTACGACAAAGACAGTATGAAAGTGCGAGAAGTGGTGCCATTTCCTTCCAAGGAAGAATTGGATGAAATTCAAGGCATCCCTAACATTGGTTATCCATCTGACCATTTGCCATGTATCGCAACCCTTGCTTGGAATGGAGACCACTCAGTGTAG